In Escherichia ruysiae, a genomic segment contains:
- the caiB gene encoding L-carnitine CoA-transferase produces MDHLPMPKFGPLAGLRVVFSGIEIAGPFAGQMFAEWGAEVIWIENVAWADTIRVQPNYPQLSRRNLHALSLNIFKDEGREAFLKLMETTDIFIEASKGPAFARRGITDEVLWQHNPKLVIAHLSGFGQYGTEEYTNLPAYNTIAQAFSGYLIQNGDVDQPMPAFPYTADYFSGLTATTAALAALHKVRETGKGESIDIAMYEVMLRMGQYFMMDYFNGGEMCPRMTKGKDPYYAGCGLYKCADGYIVMELVGITQIAECFKDIGLAHLLGTPEIPEGTQLIHRIECPYGPLVEEKLDTWLAAHTIAEVKERFAELNIACAKVLTVPELESNPQYVARESITQWQTMDGRTCKGPNIMPKFKNNPGQIWRGMPSHGMDTAAILKNIGYSENDIQELVSKGLAKVED; encoded by the coding sequence ATGGATCATCTACCCATGCCGAAATTCGGGCCGCTAGCCGGATTACGGGTTGTCTTCTCCGGTATCGAAATCGCCGGGCCATTCGCCGGGCAAATGTTCGCAGAATGGGGTGCGGAAGTTATCTGGATCGAGAACGTCGCCTGGGCCGACACCATTCGCGTTCAACCGAACTACCCGCAGCTCTCCCGCCGTAATTTGCACGCGCTGTCGTTAAATATTTTCAAAGATGAAGGCCGCGAGGCGTTTCTGAAATTAATGGAAACCACCGATATCTTCATCGAAGCCAGTAAAGGCCCAGCCTTTGCCCGCCGTGGCATTACTGATGAAGTCCTGTGGCAGCACAACCCGAAACTGGTTATCGCTCACCTGTCCGGTTTTGGTCAGTACGGCACCGAGGAGTACACCAACCTTCCGGCCTATAACACCATCGCCCAGGCCTTCAGTGGTTACCTGATTCAGAACGGTGATGTTGACCAGCCAATGCCTGCCTTCCCGTATACCGCCGATTACTTCTCCGGCCTGACCGCCACCACGGCGGCGCTGGCGGCACTGCACAAAGTGCGCGAAACCGGTAAAGGCGAAAGTATCGACATCGCCATGTATGAAGTGATGCTGCGCATGGGTCAGTACTTCATGATGGATTACTTCAACGGTGGCGAAATGTGCCCGCGCATGACCAAAGGTAAAGATCCCTACTACGCCGGTTGCGGTCTGTACAAATGCGCCGACGGCTACATTGTGATGGAACTGGTGGGTATTACTCAGATCGCAGAGTGCTTTAAAGATATTGGTCTTGCGCATCTGCTTGGTACGCCGGAAATCCCGGAAGGCACTCAGCTTATCCACCGTATCGAATGCCCTTACGGCCCGCTGGTTGAAGAGAAACTCGATACCTGGCTGGCAGCACACACCATCGCGGAAGTAAAAGAACGCTTTGCCGAACTGAATATCGCCTGTGCCAAAGTACTGACCGTACCGGAACTGGAAAGCAATCCACAGTATGTGGCTCGCGAATCAATCACTCAGTGGCAAACGATGGATGGTCGCACCTGCAAAGGGCCGAACATCATGCCGAAATTCAAAAATAACCCCGGCCAAATCTGGCGCGGAATGCCATCGCACGGCATGGACACGGCTGCCATTTTGAAAAATATCGGCTACAGCGAAAACGACATTCAGGAGTTGGTCAGCAAAGGTCTGGCCAAAGTTGAGGATTAA